A genomic segment from Chitinophaga flava encodes:
- a CDS encoding hemolysin family protein — MLLQVFLTFFLVLLNGFFVAAEFAIVKVRSSQINSKGGLTRASTAAKHILSNLDGYLAATQLGITLASLGLGWVGESVVTTLILRLMETLHISITETAAHSIAIPVAFLTITILHIVFGELAPKSMAIRKPLPTTLAVALPLRFFFVIFRPFIWLLNGLANSILRLVGLTPVGESEIHSEEELKLIISESQEGGAIEETERELIQNVFEFDDSRVKEILTHRKDISALDISQPFQQLVDQVIKDGYSRYPVYSNSLDELKGVIYTKDLVRGVLEKTLNNIQDILKPCFYVPDSMKIKDLLRTFQSQRLQMAVVTNEFGDTEGIVTMEDILEELVGDIQDEHDQETPIVEKKEENIYLVDAHEYLADINELLPVPLPESEHYETLSGLINYTHGNIPREGDVLIIENYEVLILKMFRSSVEKARLKLIR; from the coding sequence ATGCTTTTGCAAGTTTTTCTGACTTTTTTTCTTGTTTTATTAAATGGGTTTTTTGTAGCGGCAGAATTTGCCATCGTTAAAGTACGTTCTTCACAGATTAACAGTAAAGGAGGCCTGACAAGAGCTTCCACCGCAGCTAAACATATTTTAAGCAATCTTGATGGATACCTGGCTGCCACTCAGTTGGGAATCACCCTGGCCTCTCTGGGCCTTGGATGGGTGGGAGAGTCAGTTGTTACTACGCTGATACTCAGGCTGATGGAGACACTGCACATCAGTATCACTGAAACCGCTGCCCACAGTATTGCCATTCCGGTTGCCTTTCTGACTATTACCATACTTCATATCGTTTTTGGTGAGCTGGCGCCTAAATCCATGGCCATCCGCAAGCCACTGCCTACCACGCTCGCGGTGGCACTGCCACTTCGTTTCTTTTTTGTTATTTTCAGACCCTTTATCTGGCTGTTAAATGGCCTGGCTAATAGTATCCTCCGTCTGGTGGGATTAACGCCCGTAGGTGAGTCTGAAATTCACTCTGAAGAGGAATTGAAACTCATTATCTCCGAAAGCCAGGAAGGTGGCGCCATTGAAGAAACCGAACGCGAGCTGATTCAAAACGTCTTCGAGTTTGATGACAGCCGTGTAAAAGAAATCCTGACACACCGCAAAGACATCTCTGCCCTGGATATCAGCCAGCCTTTCCAGCAGCTGGTAGACCAGGTGATCAAAGATGGTTATTCCCGCTATCCGGTTTACAGCAATTCGCTCGACGAACTGAAAGGTGTTATCTATACCAAAGATCTCGTTAGAGGGGTACTGGAAAAAACACTCAACAATATCCAGGACATTCTGAAACCTTGTTTTTATGTGCCCGACAGTATGAAAATCAAGGACCTCCTGCGTACTTTCCAAAGCCAGCGCCTGCAGATGGCCGTTGTGACCAACGAATTTGGTGATACCGAAGGAATTGTAACCATGGAAGATATCCTGGAAGAACTGGTAGGAGATATCCAGGATGAACACGATCAGGAAACTCCTATCGTGGAGAAAAAAGAGGAAAATATCTACCTCGTGGATGCCCATGAATATCTCGCAGATATCAACGAACTGCTGCCGGTGCCACTGCCGGAAAGCGAACATTATGAAACGCTCTCCGGTTTGATAAACTACACCCATGGTAACATCCCAAGGGAAGGAGATGTACTGATTATTGAAAACTATGAAGTGCTGATTCTGAAGATGTTCCGAAGCTCTGTTGAAAAAGCACGTTTAAAGCTGATCCGATAA
- a CDS encoding sulfite exporter TauE/SafE family protein has translation MEKETQTLVTTAPAEQAALPPLIVRSTVADSTAVKKQRWIYWLTGFILLAITLTLVWYLVPEFRTHVEDVPATFYYFLIAGFIFAMIDGAIGMSYGITSTTFSLSMGIPPASASTAVHISEILSNGIAGWMHFKMGNVNKKLFKILIIPGITGAVIGAYLLSSLEHYSMYTKPVVSLYTLILGSVIFKRAIRAQKEKHVTKKIKRIGFLGFGGGFIDAIGGGGWGSIVLSSLIAGGRHPRFSLGTVKATRFFIAMLSSLTFVAALSYVHWDAVLGLVIGSAIASPIAARVSNKISAKTIMVAVAVIVIAASIKSIYTFLFKIL, from the coding sequence ATGGAGAAAGAAACACAAACACTCGTCACCACGGCGCCGGCAGAACAAGCGGCCTTACCACCACTGATTGTGAGAAGTACCGTTGCCGACAGTACTGCGGTGAAAAAGCAGCGATGGATATATTGGTTGACAGGCTTTATACTCCTTGCCATCACCCTTACATTGGTATGGTACCTGGTTCCGGAATTCAGGACACATGTTGAAGATGTACCTGCTACCTTTTATTATTTTCTGATTGCCGGATTTATTTTTGCCATGATTGACGGCGCCATCGGTATGTCTTACGGCATCACGTCCACCACTTTTTCATTGAGCATGGGCATACCGCCCGCATCAGCCAGCACGGCAGTACATATTTCCGAGATACTCAGTAACGGAATTGCCGGATGGATGCACTTCAAGATGGGGAATGTCAATAAAAAGCTATTTAAGATACTGATCATACCAGGTATTACCGGTGCAGTCATCGGCGCCTATCTCCTTTCTTCCCTGGAGCATTATTCGATGTATACCAAACCGGTCGTTTCCCTGTATACACTGATACTGGGCTCTGTTATCTTCAAAAGAGCCATCAGGGCACAAAAAGAAAAACACGTCACTAAAAAAATAAAACGGATTGGGTTTCTGGGCTTTGGTGGCGGCTTCATCGATGCAATTGGCGGCGGAGGCTGGGGATCTATTGTGTTGTCTTCTCTCATCGCCGGTGGCAGACATCCCCGTTTTTCTCTGGGCACGGTGAAGGCTACCCGCTTTTTTATTGCAATGCTGAGCTCCCTCACCTTTGTGGCTGCTTTGTCTTATGTACATTGGGATGCCGTACTGGGACTGGTGATCGGCAGCGCCATCGCTTCCCCGATAGCGGCCAGAGTATCCAATAAAATATCTGCTAAAACTATCATGGTGGCGGTAGCCGTGATCGTAATCGCTGCCAGCATCAAGAGTATTTATACTTTCCTCTTTAAAATACTATAA
- a CDS encoding winged helix-turn-helix transcriptional regulator has protein sequence MAARKKNSTYTLNEQSLIECDLSFAVNKIGGRWKLQIISMLEDGKHRYGEIKKEFSHITERMLTLQLRALEEDGIIKRTVYAEVPPRVEYELTEAALDLVPILKQLSEWGGRNRPPQSSPPLV, from the coding sequence ATGGCCGCCAGAAAGAAAAATTCTACGTATACTCTTAATGAACAATCACTTATCGAATGTGATCTTAGTTTCGCTGTGAACAAGATAGGAGGACGATGGAAACTGCAGATCATCAGTATGCTGGAAGATGGAAAACACAGATATGGTGAGATAAAGAAGGAATTTTCACATATTACAGAACGTATGCTGACCTTGCAATTACGGGCTTTGGAGGAAGATGGAATTATCAAGCGTACCGTCTATGCAGAGGTGCCACCAAGGGTAGAATATGAACTTACAGAAGCCGCATTGGACCTGGTTCCGATTTTAAAACAACTAAGCGAATGGGGCGGCAGAAACCGGCCTCCTCAGTCATCTCCGCCTCTAGTATAA
- a CDS encoding SDR family NAD(P)-dependent oxidoreductase, with amino-acid sequence MDLYLKGKTAIVTGASQGIGRAITQELATEGVKVLAVARNEDLLNSLKEEVIAAGGVEPILLVQDFVAPDAPEKIATAALSSLGQVDILINNAGRSRPLDVVGPDDEWSAAMTLDFDRHRQLTQQLLPHMIERKQGAILNISSSYELREVNASAVVKAAGVVWAKQLAAQLGKHGIRVNSLQPGLIDTNNIRRFFPGEERSKFVAQAIPLGDFGEPQDMANMAVFLVSPRARYITGTVATVDGGLRHHPF; translated from the coding sequence ATGGACTTGTATTTAAAGGGAAAGACCGCTATAGTAACCGGCGCCAGTCAGGGAATCGGAAGAGCCATCACTCAGGAATTAGCTACCGAAGGTGTAAAAGTTTTAGCGGTAGCAAGAAACGAAGATTTACTGAATAGTCTTAAAGAAGAAGTAATAGCTGCCGGCGGCGTAGAGCCGATACTGTTAGTACAGGATTTCGTTGCGCCGGATGCACCTGAGAAAATTGCCACTGCAGCACTGTCCAGCCTGGGACAGGTTGATATTCTCATCAACAATGCGGGCCGAAGCCGTCCGCTGGATGTTGTTGGTCCGGATGATGAATGGTCCGCAGCCATGACACTGGACTTCGACAGGCATCGTCAGCTCACACAACAACTCCTGCCTCATATGATAGAACGCAAACAGGGAGCTATTCTGAACATCTCCAGTTCATATGAATTAAGGGAAGTAAATGCTTCTGCAGTAGTCAAAGCAGCCGGCGTTGTATGGGCCAAACAGCTGGCCGCACAGCTTGGCAAACATGGTATCAGGGTCAACAGCCTGCAGCCAGGACTCATAGACACCAACAATATACGCCGCTTCTTCCCGGGAGAAGAACGCAGTAAATTCGTTGCACAAGCCATCCCGCTGGGTGATTTCGGTGAACCACAGGATATGGCCAACATGGCCGTTTTCCTGGTATCGCCCCGCGCACGATATATCACTGGCACCGTAGCCACTGTGGATGGTGGATTACGTCATCACCCATTCTGA
- a CDS encoding NirD/YgiW/YdeI family stress tolerance protein: protein MKCLLFCLLLPCLFFQHKQYYTIGEVLKNARQLTHDSVTVKIRGYITGKANRSTYLFEDRTAEIKVDIPDKFLPSKPFNDKDEVIIEALVQYEINKPVTLMANRPVIND, encoded by the coding sequence ATGAAGTGTCTGTTATTTTGTTTGTTGTTGCCATGTTTATTTTTTCAACATAAGCAGTATTATACAATCGGTGAGGTATTAAAAAATGCCCGTCAGCTTACTCACGACAGTGTGACGGTTAAGATCCGCGGATATATTACCGGGAAGGCCAACAGGTCAACTTATCTTTTTGAAGACAGAACAGCAGAAATAAAAGTGGATATCCCTGATAAATTTCTCCCTTCCAAACCCTTTAATGACAAGGATGAAGTGATCATTGAAGCGCTGGTGCAATATGAAATAAACAAGCCGGTCACCCTGATGGCAAACCGGCCTGTTATCAATGATTAG
- a CDS encoding TIM-barrel domain-containing protein — MNRISLKLMAIGCLLVALFAASSFNASAQYRLRFNGASNFVELNGKDLPPPYTVECLVSRNKVTTYSTLLTAGDYESGIRLEQYNNTNKIGLTQKGKFDVLFDYELPVGKLTHLALVADSTGTSLYIDGKFIQKIDKTIPLPRNQIGLDADGFGTLNATVDELRMWDTTLAPQTIARLAFKAVTDKDPAYNHLLHYYTFDEGSGNVVKDHKGTLNGKIFLATYEKVYPLDIAITNIVAPLNGKDHFSSKEPVIIRVTNLGTRPVAAPVKIQYTLGYGSPVKTVTVPFNTQPLPPYAIRDIQLETADLSAKGIWPLEVRAILPGDENTGNNTLSTHLLLKKVPLTDIKKVVQKPGIIDFTLGNAFVQLQWAAEDIYRLQVNSNGKFEAATQNGIVVWNGDKPVAYTLKDRKTFYEISTTKVTLYVYKAPFRIAMYDKAGKLVMEETAPLSMGEYATQTLRRGPQDHFYGGGMQNGNFSHRDSIVNIRNNFGNWGANTTSNPAPFFVSTAGYGIFRNTFNKGTYDFRDTVVLQHEGYSLDAWYFYGPSLKTVLEQYTHVTGRPFMVPRWGLEFGDADCYNKKGVTGDVIKKVAEKYREQNIPGGWILPNDGYGCGYQGLDTVVQRLHQLGFYTGLWTENGVEKIKDEVGRLGTRCMKLDVAWVGPGYKWGLDGCRAAFNGIEQNADARGFVWCVAGWAGTQRYATVWSGDQSGNWEYIRFHIPTVIGSGLSGFNYATGDVDGIFKGSAKTYVRDMQWKCFTPVYMAISGWAKANKQPWAYGEPYTAINRKYMQLKMRLTPYMYSYCREAYESGTPVCRAMVLEYPKDTITWGRETQYQFMSGQYLLVAPVYKDEEKRDSIYLPAGQWTDFDNGTVYQGGRWLNDFAAPLDKLPLFVKQGAIIPKYPAMLYDAEKPKDTLTLEIYPGADGHFKLYEDDGATLAYRKDNAYAYTNISSATAGKEIRIKVAASTGTYRGQLPQRSLKLEVFSNTRPKAVTLNGKPLRWSFDATCKKGCIFIDAGILDIRQLADIQLTIE, encoded by the coding sequence ATGAACAGGATTTCGCTGAAACTAATGGCGATAGGGTGCCTGCTGGTAGCCCTTTTCGCCGCTTCCTCCTTTAATGCCTCCGCTCAATACCGGCTCCGGTTTAACGGTGCCAGCAATTTTGTGGAACTCAATGGAAAAGACCTCCCGCCGCCTTACACCGTGGAATGCCTGGTAAGTCGGAATAAAGTCACTACCTATTCCACACTGCTGACCGCCGGCGACTACGAGAGCGGTATCCGCCTCGAACAATACAACAACACCAACAAAATAGGACTGACCCAAAAAGGGAAGTTCGATGTGCTGTTTGACTACGAACTGCCGGTAGGTAAACTGACGCATCTGGCGCTGGTCGCTGATAGCACAGGTACCTCCCTCTATATCGACGGGAAGTTTATACAAAAGATAGATAAAACCATCCCGTTGCCCCGCAACCAGATAGGGCTGGACGCAGATGGTTTTGGTACGCTCAACGCCACGGTGGATGAGCTACGCATGTGGGATACTACGCTCGCCCCGCAAACCATTGCCCGCCTGGCTTTTAAAGCGGTAACAGATAAAGATCCTGCCTATAACCACCTGCTGCATTACTACACCTTCGATGAAGGCAGTGGCAACGTGGTAAAAGACCATAAAGGAACGCTTAACGGAAAAATATTTCTGGCCACCTACGAAAAAGTATATCCGTTGGACATCGCCATCACCAACATCGTGGCGCCGCTCAACGGAAAAGACCACTTCTCTTCCAAAGAGCCGGTTATCATCCGTGTAACCAACCTCGGTACCCGGCCGGTAGCTGCACCTGTGAAGATACAGTACACACTGGGCTATGGCAGCCCGGTTAAAACAGTGACGGTCCCTTTTAATACACAGCCGCTGCCACCTTATGCCATCCGGGATATACAGCTCGAAACAGCTGATCTGTCTGCCAAAGGCATCTGGCCACTGGAAGTGAGAGCGATACTGCCCGGTGATGAAAACACCGGTAACAATACACTGTCTACTCACCTGTTACTGAAAAAGGTGCCGCTCACCGATATCAAAAAAGTCGTGCAAAAGCCCGGTATCATTGATTTTACACTGGGTAATGCTTTTGTGCAGCTGCAATGGGCTGCAGAGGATATATACCGGCTGCAGGTCAATTCCAATGGTAAGTTTGAAGCGGCCACACAAAACGGTATTGTGGTATGGAACGGTGATAAACCGGTAGCCTACACCCTGAAAGACCGGAAAACATTTTATGAAATCAGTACTACCAAGGTAACGCTGTATGTTTATAAAGCACCTTTTCGTATAGCCATGTACGATAAGGCAGGTAAGCTCGTGATGGAAGAAACAGCGCCGCTGAGTATGGGAGAATACGCTACGCAGACACTGCGTCGTGGCCCGCAGGACCACTTTTACGGTGGTGGTATGCAGAACGGCAATTTCTCTCACCGCGATAGCATCGTTAATATTCGCAATAACTTCGGCAACTGGGGAGCGAACACCACCTCCAATCCGGCGCCGTTTTTTGTCAGCACTGCTGGTTATGGCATCTTCAGAAATACTTTCAATAAAGGCACTTATGATTTCCGGGATACTGTTGTGCTGCAGCATGAAGGCTATTCCCTGGATGCCTGGTATTTTTACGGACCTTCGCTGAAGACAGTGCTGGAACAGTATACACATGTTACCGGCCGTCCTTTTATGGTGCCGCGTTGGGGACTTGAGTTTGGTGATGCTGACTGCTACAATAAAAAAGGCGTTACCGGTGATGTGATCAAAAAAGTGGCGGAAAAATACCGCGAACAAAATATACCTGGTGGCTGGATACTACCCAATGATGGTTATGGATGTGGCTACCAGGGCCTCGACACAGTGGTGCAGCGTTTGCATCAGCTGGGCTTCTACACTGGTCTGTGGACAGAAAACGGCGTAGAAAAAATCAAAGATGAAGTGGGCCGCCTGGGTACCCGTTGTATGAAGCTGGACGTGGCCTGGGTCGGTCCGGGTTATAAATGGGGCCTCGATGGCTGCCGCGCTGCTTTTAACGGTATCGAGCAAAATGCGGATGCCCGTGGTTTTGTATGGTGTGTGGCCGGCTGGGCTGGTACACAGCGTTATGCTACGGTCTGGAGCGGTGATCAGAGTGGCAACTGGGAATACATCCGTTTTCATATCCCTACTGTGATTGGTAGTGGTCTGTCGGGTTTTAACTACGCTACCGGCGATGTGGATGGTATTTTCAAAGGCAGCGCCAAAACGTATGTGCGTGATATGCAATGGAAATGTTTCACCCCGGTGTATATGGCTATCAGTGGTTGGGCTAAAGCCAACAAACAACCCTGGGCCTACGGTGAGCCCTATACGGCCATCAACCGCAAGTATATGCAGCTGAAGATGCGGTTGACCCCTTATATGTATTCCTACTGCCGGGAAGCTTATGAATCAGGTACGCCTGTATGCCGGGCCATGGTACTGGAATATCCGAAGGACACCATTACGTGGGGCCGTGAAACCCAATACCAGTTTATGAGCGGACAATACCTGCTGGTAGCACCTGTTTATAAAGACGAAGAAAAACGCGACAGTATCTATCTGCCGGCAGGGCAGTGGACAGACTTCGACAATGGTACCGTTTATCAGGGTGGCCGCTGGCTGAATGATTTTGCCGCTCCTCTGGATAAATTACCACTGTTTGTAAAACAAGGTGCTATCATTCCTAAATACCCGGCCATGCTGTATGATGCGGAAAAGCCCAAAGACACACTCACGCTGGAGATTTATCCTGGCGCTGACGGCCACTTTAAACTGTATGAAGATGATGGCGCCACGCTGGCTTATAGGAAAGACAACGCCTATGCCTACACGAATATTTCATCTGCTACTGCCGGGAAAGAAATACGGATAAAGGTAGCGGCTTCCACCGGTACTTACCGGGGACAGTTGCCTCAGCGGAGCCTGAAGCTGGAAGTATTCTCCAATACTCGCCCCAAGGCGGTAACGTTAAACGGCAAACCGTTGCGCTGGTCATTTGACGCGACCTGCAAAAAAGGTTGCATCTTCATCGACGCGGGTATCCTGGATATCCGCCAGCTTGCTGATATCCAGCTGACGATTGAATAA